In Triticum aestivum cultivar Chinese Spring chromosome 5B, IWGSC CS RefSeq v2.1, whole genome shotgun sequence, the following proteins share a genomic window:
- the LOC123117429 gene encoding uncharacterized protein, which produces MPTKNQECTRTGGEASTCKKRKASLQSNSNREDSPPPRDDLSRILRKSLLPRGYPMPSKIAGGMRLVNTFELCFGNLDGYSEEQTSTKLLALSLCQSIVSLAAFKGKTRQLTCTGTIIQHTTSSMSILTSASLIRSSEDESKMLDKLEIKVRLPNGKLVVGKLWKYDLYYNIVVVNTKAFPELRAACFHNEVLAIVK; this is translated from the exons ATGCCTACAAAGAATCAAGAATGTACACGCACgggaggagaagcaagcacatgtaAGAAGAGAAAGGCTTCTTTACAGTCCAACTCCAACCGAGAAG ATTCTCCGCCTCCGAGGGATG ACCTTTCACGCATATTACGCAAGAGCCTACTTCCCCGTGGTTATCCTATGCCATCTAAGATTGCTG GGGGCATGCGCTTGGTGAATACATTTGAGCTCTGCTTTGGAAATTTAGATGGCTACAGTGAAGAGCAAACCAGTACTAAGTTGCTTGCTTTGAGCCTATGTCAATCCATTGTTTCACTTGCTGCTTTTAAGG GTAAAACTAGACAGTTAACATGCACAGGCACAATCATACAGCACACAACATCCAGCATGAGCATTCTAACCTCTGCGAGCTTGATTAGATCCTCTGAAGATGAAAGTAAGATGCTTGATAAACTGGAG ATTAAGGTGCGCCTGCCCAATGGCAAGCTTGTTGTAGGAAAACTGTGGAAATATGATCTTTATTATAATATTGTTGTTGTGAACACCAAGGCTTTTCCAGAACTTCGTGCAGCATGCTTTCATAATGAGGTGCTAGCTATTGTCAAATAA
- the LOC123117428 gene encoding chromatin-remodeling ATPase INO80-like, giving the protein MDEGIVVADTAHQSEAHVSPRDTVQDSTLAVVADTAHQREAHVSPRGSPVEMDEHTEGSPVISEEVVMDEGETVHAEEMDDSPVNSDKAEKEEVDEDSEDSSVSSDTAEREDDKEGGNRNPDTTDIEDSSVRSDTEEKEDDKEKAQEGGKKSADKNIADTIARTPARKRCWNRSADKNTADKNTTVMTPKERHDKRKRNFSAKAVSPVTFGVKELLPATDCEEICKLLKEKYNGDEVLNLGGTIMTGAQLLKCIEDPKSAPNLLGVFVECLKQDDNKNGNNNKRIIIQPQHQLDEEFVQVIKKEIGSSKKDGG; this is encoded by the exons ATGGATGAGGGCATAGTTGTAGCTGACACTGCCCATCAGTCTGAAGCCCACGTTTCTCCTCGAGACACTGTCCAGGACAGCACTCTAGCCGTTGTAGCTGACACTGCCCATCAGCGCGAAGCCCACGTTTCTCCTCGAGGCAGTCCTGTAGAGATGGATGAGCACACTGAAGGCTCTCCCGTGATCTCCGAAGAGGTAGTGATGGATGAGGGAGAGACTGTCCACGCCGAAGAGATGGATGACTCTCCTGTGAACTCCGATAAAGCAGAAAAAGAAGAGGTGGATGAGGACAGTGAAGACTCTTCCGTGAGCTCCGATACAGCAGAAAGGGAAGATGACAAGGAAGGTGGTAACCGTAACCCCGATACAACAGACATTGAAGACTCTTCCGTGAGATCCGATACAGAAGAAAAGGAAGATGACAAGGAAAAGGCTCAGGAAGGTGGTAAGAAGAGTGCTGATAAGAATATTGCTGATACAATAGCAAGGACACCAGCAAGGAAACGTTGCTGGAATAGGAGTGCTGATAAGAATACTGCTGATAAGAATACAACAGTAATGACACCAAAAGAGAGACATGACAAGAGGAAGAGGAACTTTTCCGCCAAAGCGGTGTCTCCCGTTACTTTTGGGGTAAAGGAATTATTGCCTGCTACAGACTGTGAGGAGATCTGTAAACTTCTCAAAGAGAAATA CAATGGTGATGAAGTGTTAAATTTGGGTGGGACTATCATGACGGGGGCTCAGCTGCTGAAGTGTATAGAGGATCCTAAGAGTGCCCCGAATCTTCTGGGTGTTTTTGTTGAATGCCTCAAGCAGGATGATAACAAGAACGGCAATAATAATAAAAGAATAATTATCCAACCACAACATCAG TTGGATGAAGAATTTGTGCAAGTGATTAAGAAAGAGATCGGGAGCAGCAAAAAAGATGGAGGGTAG
- the LOC123117432 gene encoding uncharacterized protein, producing MYLMDSLEKDNSDCVFDIAESFVTNVLGGDGQEIKRDVVEVSQQEEADYAFFSCYNIQQVITCVHAAQLEDIVKGINRDWYPPESAAALRQELVKLIEQYHLRYKPVGTCQCGRHYTVVQKFGHTFHA from the exons ATGtacttgatggattcactggaaaAGGACAACTCAGACTGTGTTTTTGATATTGCTGAAAG CTTTGTAACAAATGTGTTGGGTGGCGATGGCCAAGAAATCAAGAGGGATGTAGTTGAG GTTTCACAGCAGGAGGAAGCCGACTATGCCTTCTTTTCTTGTTATAATATTCAGCAAGTCATTACATGTGTCCATGCAGCTCAGTTGGAAGACATTGTTAAG GGCATAAATAGGGATTGGTATCCACCCGAAAGTGCTGCTGCATTGCGACAAGAACTGGTCAAATTGATTGAGCAGTATCATCTGAGGTACAAACCAGTAGGAACTTGCCAATGTGGAAGACATTATACTGTGGTGCAGAAGTTTGGACATACTTTCCATGCCTAG